A window from Ictalurus furcatus strain D&B chromosome 16, Billie_1.0, whole genome shotgun sequence encodes these proteins:
- the LOC128620498 gene encoding ferroxidase HEPHL1-like isoform X2, whose translation MEFRVNRWCLFNLISFCTLVEKNEGITRTFFIGIREEDWDYAPGGYNHINGKPVTQNEHASLFMLQGPHRIGHVYKKAIYRQYTDATYTREILKPTWLGYLGPVIRAEVEDVIVIHLKNFASRRYSIHPHGVHYEKDSEGALYPDGTSGANKLDDGVPPGGTYTYTWTVEQKFAPTKGDPNCLTWAYHSHVVAFKDISSGLIGALLTCKKGILQSVSEAMHFQRSSGVTYSQVQRTDVDKDFLLLFSVVNENLSWYLDENIQTFCLEPADVDPSDQDFQYSNQMNAINGYVYGNLPGIEMCQNKKISWHFIGMGNEVDIHSAHFHGQTLLIQGHRVDSVSVFPASFMTAEMEPLTLGRWLLNCQVNSHLQDGMQALFHVSLCAGKTNSVTPLNGIVRKYFIAAELVRWNYAPSGIDRLTKVSLTESGRDSELYFRKDNGHLGGEYAKVVYRAYTDHTFTKKISTDAHLGILGPVLRAEVGDTLQVTFLNKADRNYSIQPHGLQYTKSSEGAEYEDDTEKKGSHVHPGGSFNYTWHVREAPSKSDQSCISYLYFSSNDPVRDTNSGLFGPLLVCKRGTLSSKNTQTDVDKEFFLLFSVMDENLSWYLNKNIQIYGTNESDPENEGFQESNKMHAVNGYMYGNLPGLEMCAGERVRWHLLGLGTEEDMHGIYFQGNTFSRDGITRDTLAVFPHTAVRVFMKPDTTGLFEVSCKVSDHYMGGMRQQYRVKNCGHSSSAHPSAPTAHYYISSEEIEWDYSPNRTWELQNFNTTEENSPGNIFVGTGENRLGSKYKKVVYREYTDATFSTRKQRQSSEKHLEILGPVIRAEVGEVLHITFLNKASRPYSIQPHGVKTSPQNPKPVLPGDGR comes from the exons ATGGAGTTTCGTGTAAATCGGTGGTGTTTATTTAATCTAATCAGTTTTTGCACTCTTGTTGAAAAAAATGAAGGCATCACACGAACTTTCTTTATTGGGATAAGAGAAGAGGACTGGGATTATGCACCAGGTGGTTATAATCACATAAACGGGAAACCAGTTACTCAGAATGA GCATGCATCACTGTTCATGCTTCAAGGTCCCCATCGGATTGGCCATGTGTATAAGAAAGCCATATACAGGCAGTACACAGATGCGACATACACACGGGAGATCCTCAAACCCACTTGGCTGGGTTACCTGGGGCCTGTAATTCGGGCTGAGGTTGAAGATGTCATAGTGATCCACCTGAAGAACTTTGCCTCCAGAAGATATTCAATTCACCCACATGGAGTCCACTATGAGAAAGATTCAGAGG GGGCCCTATATCCAGATGGAACTTCTGGAGCAAATAAACTGGATGATGGTGTTCCTCCTGGTGGTACATACACTTATACATGGACAGTggagcaaaagtttgcacccacTAAAGGAGATCCCAATTGTCTGACTTGGGCTTACCATTCACATGTGGTGGCCTTCAAAGACATCTCTTCTGGACTCATAGGTGCCCTGCTGACTTGCAAGAAAG GGATCCTGCAGTCTGTTTCTGAAGCAATGCATTTCCAGAGATCATCAGGGGTTACCTACTCTCAGGTGCAAAGAACAGATGTGGATAAGGACTTCCTCCTCTTGTTCAGTGTGGTGAatgaaaacttgagctggtacCTAGATGAAAACATTCAAACCTTCTGTTTGGAGCCAGCTGATGTTGACCCCTCTGATCAAGACTTCCAATATTCTAATCAGATGAACG cTATTAATGGATATGTGTATGGGAACCTTCCTGGGATTGAGATGTGCCAGAACAAAAAAATTTCATGGCATTTTATTGGCATGGGCAATGAGGTGGACATCCACTCGGCACATTTTCATGGGCAGACGTTGCTGATTCAAGGACATCGTGTTGACAGTGTCAGTGTGTTTCCTGCCTCTTTCATGACTGCAGAGATGGAGCCCTTAACACTAGGAAGATGGCTGCTGAACTGTCAGGTTAACAGCCACTTGCAAG ATGGTATGCAGGCACTGTtccatgtttcactgtgtgcTGGGAAGACAAACTCTGTCACTCCTCTGAATGGAATAGTGAGGAAGTACTTCATTGCTGCTGAGCTGGTTCGATGGAACTACGCCCCATCAGGGATAGACAGACTGACTAAGGTTTCACTGACTGAAAGTGGGAG aGATTCAGAGCTGTATTTCAGGAAGGATAATGGTCATCTTGGTGGAGAATATGCCAAGGTGGTATATAGAGCATACACTGATCACACTTTTACCAAAAAGATCAGCACGGATGCACACCTGGGCATACTAG GTCCTGTACTAAGAGCTGAGGTTGGGGATACTTTACAGGTCACATTTCTGAACAAAGCTGATAGAAATTACAGCATCCAGCCCCATGGCCTGCAGTACACAAAGTCATCTGAGGgagctgaatatgaggatg ATACAGAGAAAAAGGGTTCTCACGTGCATCCAGGAGGTTCCTTCAACTATACATGGCATGTGAGAGAGGCACCTTCTAAGAGTGACCAGTCCTGCATCTCTTACCTGTACTTCTCCTCAAATGACCCTGTCAGAGACACCAACTCTGGCCTCTTTGGACCCCTGCTTGTGTGTAAGAGAGGTACACTGAGCTCCAAAAATACCCAG ACGGATGTGGACAAAGAGTTCTTCTTGCTCTTTTCTGTGATGGATGAAAACCTGAGCTGGTATCTGAACAAGAACATTCAGATATATGGGACAAATGAATCTGACCCAGAGAATGAAGGATTTCAGGAAAGCAACAAGATGCATG CGGTGAATGGCTACATGTACGGGAATCTACCAGGACTGGAGATGTGTGCGGGTGAACGGGTCAGGTGGCACCTCTTAGGACTTGGCACAGAAGAGGATATGCATGGAATTTACTTCCAGGGGAACACCTTCAGCAGAGACGGCATCACCCGCGACACCCTTGCTGTGTTTCCACACACTGCTGTCAGGGTTTTTATGAAACCAGATACAACTG GGCTTTTTGAGGTGAGCTGCAAAGTGAGTGACCATTACATGGGAGGGATGAGGCAGCAGTACAGAGTAAAGAATTGCGGACACAGCTCGTCTGCTCATCCCTCTGCTCCCACAGCGCACTACTACATCTCTTCAGAAGAGATAGAGTGGGACTACTCACCAAATCGCACCTGGGAGCTCCAGAACTTCAACACCACAGAGGAAAATAG TCCAGGCAATATATTTGTGGGGACTGGTGAGAATAGGCTTGGCTCCAAATATAAAAAAGTGGTTTATAGAGAGTACACTGATGCCACCTTCAGCACCAGGAAGCAGCGGCAGTCTTCAGAGAAACATCTGGAAATTCTGG GTCCAGTCATCAGAGCAGAGGTCGGTGAAGTTCTTCATATTACATTTCTTAATAAGGCTAGCCGTCCATACTCTATTCAGCCTCATGGAGTGAAGACTTCACCTCAGAATCCAAAACCTGTGTTGCCTG GGGATGGCCGGTAG